In Cryomorphaceae bacterium, the sequence GTTACTGAAATGGCGGCTTACGGCTTGGCGCTCAATCAAAACATGCCGAACCCGTTTCACGATGAAACCGTGATTGAATATTCGTTGAACCAGCCTGTAATGGTAGAGTTCAACATCTTTAATCTACTTGGAAGAAACATTCACTCTCGTCAGCTCAACGGTACCTACGGTATGAACCGCATTGAGTTGAGCGCTTCTTCGCTCAACATGACCCCCGGTATTTACCTGTACAGCCTCACCATTGGTGGCCAGTCGGTTACCCGTAAAATGGTTGTGCGATAAGGAGTTGATGCCAACCAAAAACACGAAAAAAGCCGCTTCGGATCCCGGAGCGGCTTTTTGCTGAAACAAAGTGCGATTTGAGATACATATACTCGGCTGCGGATCGGCGGTTCCCTCTCTGCAACGCAATGCAAGCGCGCAGTACCTCAACGTGCACGAGCGGCATTTGCTGATAGATTGCGCCGAAGGAACGCAACTGGCACTTCGAAAAGCCCACGCTCCGCTGCAACGCCTCAATGCAGTATTTATCAGCCACCTTCACGGAGATCACTACCTGGGCCTGATGGGTTTGCTCTCTACCATGCACCTACTGGGAAGGCAGAAACCTTTGCTGCTTTATGGTCCTCCGGAGTTGATAGACGTGCTCAAACTACAATGGCACGTGGGCCGCACCACACTGCGTTTCGACTTGCAGTTCACGCCGCTCAAGGAAGGCGAGGTGCAAGAACTGTACGAAGACGAACAGATTCGCGTAAAGTCCTTTCCGTTGCGGCATCGCATTCCGTGCTGGGGATTCAGGGTGGATGAGAAACCCCGAAGACGCAAAATCAGAAAAGAAGAATTGGCCCGGTACCGCATTCCGCTGGCGTGGATCAAGCGTATTATTGACGGCGAAGATTACCCAAGCCCCGACGGACGGATTATCCCCAACGAGGTAATTACCCAACCACCACTTCCTCCGCGCTCCTACGCATATTGTTCAGATACGGCCTACGATGAGCGAATTGTACCGAACATTTCAGGAGTGCATGCGTTGTACCACGAGGCTACGTTTACCGAAGCACACCGAGCCAGAGCCAAAGAAACCTATCACTCAACATCCGCACAAGCCGCCATGATAGCCAAATTAGCCAGCGTAAAGCATCTCTATATCGGCCATTACTCTGCGAGGTACCGCGATACAGAACCCCTGGTGACCGAGGCGCGCGATGTTTTTGAGGCCACCACAGCGGCTGAAGATGGGGATGTCATCCGTTTGTAAAAACAATAAAGTTGGCTTGGTGCTTTCGGGTGCATGGCCTACATTTGCTATTTGGAATGAGTCTAAATAAATACAAGATTGAGCAAGCGAATCCGGTTGGTAGTTGCTGATAGCAATGAGTTGATAAAGATAGGGTTGAGGACCATCTTTCAGGAGCATACCGACATTCACCTGGTTGAAAGTGCTGGTTGCACCACCGATTTGATGCGCAAAATAGCAAAGGAACCTGCAGATGTTGTTCTGATGGACTTTACTTCTCCGGGCTTCGATATCAACACCATTCCTGAGTTGCTTTTTCGTTACAAAAACCTGCGCGTAGTGGCAATCACCCCGAGTCAAAACGGGCATACCATTGCTGCGGCTTTGAGGGCGGGCGTTTCGGGCTACGTGAAGAAAGACTGCAGTGTGGCAGAGATTCTGGATGCAGTTCGGACAACGGCTTCAGGCAGCAGGTTTTTTTGCGGGCAAGTGCTGGATGCCGTTCGGCATGAATCTATTGACCCCGAGTCGATCACAGCCGATAGTATTAGTTGTGAGCCGATTTTACTTTCGGATCGCGAGCAGGAAATCATCACCCTGATTGCCGAGGGCTACACCAACACCAAGATTGCCGAAAAACTCTTTCTCAGCCCGCACACGGTCAACACCCATCGCAAGAACATCATGCAAAAACTGGGTGTGAACAACACCGCCGCCATTGTGATGTTTGCCGTGAAAAATGAGTTGGTGAGTACCAATAAGTTTTTGTTTTCATCACAGGCCTAAATGCCATATTCAACGTAGTAAAGAGTAGATGTTCTCGGCTTTCAGCTCTGTAAGTGATGTAAGTACACAGTCGGCTGCCTGAAAACGCGGTTGGTTGACTTCCTCCGCATCCGGAACAGCAATTACTTTCATTTTGGCGGCCTTGCCTGCAATTACTCCGTGAAAAGCATCCTCCAGCACTATACATTGGTCAGGACGAACCTGTAATGCAGTTGCAGCGCTGAGATAGACCTGCGGGTGGGGCTTTCCGTAGGCTTCATACTCGGCCGAGAAAACACCGTGAAATGAGCTTTGCAAATCGAGGGTTTCCAACACGGCCTGAATCAGCCGCTGGGGAGATGAGGAAACCACCGCCAGTTTAAACCCCATTTCGCCAAAAAGCTGAACGGCTTGAGCAACACCCGGCAACATTCTTCCCTGCAACCGCACTTCCTGCACCATGCGGTCAATAATCAATTCGTTGAGGGCCCCTTTCGACATGGACTCCCAGGGGTGCCGGTTGTACCAGTAATCAATCACCTCGTCGAGCCGAAAGCCCATGGTTTGCCGGCAGTCGTCTTCGGCCAATTCTAAACCAACTTGTGCGAAACAAGCTATTTCAGCGGCTCGCCAAAGAGGCTCCGAGTCTATAATGAGCCCGTCCATGTCAAAAAGTGCGGCGCGTGCTGTCATTCCCTTCTCCAGAAATATCCGGTGAATAATATGAGTACGGTAAAGAGCTCCAGCCGGCCCGTCATCATCAGAAAAGACAAAAGCCACTTTCCCGCACCCGGAAAGTGCGCGTAATTATCTGCAGGCCCGGCGTTTCCAAATGCTGGTCCTACGTTTCCGATGGCCGATGCCACCGAACCTATGGCTGTTGTAACATCCAAACCGAGCAATGTCATGGTAAAACTACCTGCGCCAAAAATGGTAACGTAAATGATTACAAAGGCCATGATATTGTGTGTGATGTTGCTGCTCACAGGCCGGGTGTTGAAGCGCACCGGAATGATGGCTGAGGGATGAATGAGTCGTTTGAGTTCGAGTATACAGTTTTTGGCAATGATGATGTGCCGCACGAGTTTTACACCTCCCGAGGTAGATCCCGCCATGGCTCCGGTAAACATCAGCAGGAAGAAAGTCCACTCCACAATGGGACCCCACGCTGTGTAGTCGAGTACTGTGTAACCGGTGGTAGTGATAATAGCCACAACCTGAAAGATGCTTTGCCGGATTGCATCTGCCGTAGGATGACCTGATTGCACCACAAGGAGGGTGGTGACCAGCACCGAAACCAATACCGCGAGCAGAAAGTAGTACTTGAATTCCTCGTTGCGCATGATTTCCTGCACACGTCCGCGTAAAAGAATGTAAATGAGCAGGAAATTGGTTCCCCCCAGAAACATGAAAACGGTGATGATGTACTCAACATATGGATTGTTAAAGTATGCAATACTTGCATTTTTGGTTGAAAAACCGCCGGTTGCAAGCGTTGTCAACGCGTGATTAATTCCGTCGAACCAACCCATTCCAGACATGGCCAAAAGCACGCAAACCAACGCAGTGAGACCGGTGTAGATGACCCACAACCTTTTGGCTGTTTCGCGGATGCGAGGCTGCAGTTTGTCATAAGAAACACCCGGCATCTCAGCAATAAAAAGCTGCATGCCGCCCACTCCGAGAATGGGCAGAATGGCCACGGCAAGCACAATCATCCCCATTCCGCCAATCCACTGTGTACAACTGCGCCAAAAAAGCAGACTGGGAGGCATGGCCTCAATATCCCGCAATATAGTGGCGCCGGTTGTGGTAAAGCCCGACATGGTTTCAAAAAAAGCGTCGGTATAGTTCGGAATGGCTCCGCTCAGAAAGTAGGGTAAACTACCGAACAGCGAGAGTACCACCCAGCCTGTAGCCACAATGAGATATCCCTCGCGCTTGCGCACTTCCTGTTTTCCCCGCAAAGTGGTGCCAAAAGCAAGTCCACCTGCCAAAACACTCACCAACAAAGCAATAGAAAAGGCGGAAAGTGCGTCATCGCTGAAGTACCAGGATACCCCGGTGCTGAGAAGCAGAAAAGCAGAATTCAGCAGGATAAGAACCCCAAGAATGTGTAAAACTGACTTCCAGCGAAAACGTGTCATTTTTCTTTGAAAAGGGCTTCCACTTTGCCAATGCACTGTGGTTTACTCAACACTACCACGTGGTCGAGGTCCTCAAAAACAAAATCTCCTGTTACGATAACTCCCGTGCCTCTTCGGATGACTCCTCCAACAATCGAAGCTTTTGGAAAACCACAGTTCTTGAGGGCTTTACCACATACCGAGGAGTTGTGGTGCACCTCGAACTCAAGCACTTCTACATCCGCACCGTGAATACTGGCCAGCGAGAGTACATCGCCTTTTCTGAGCAACTTGAAAATAGAATTAGCCGCGATGAGCTTTTTGTTGATCAAAGTATCTACCCCAATGTTTTGCGAAAGGTGGATGTAGTCTATGTTCTCGACGAGGGCAATGGATTTTTTTACGCTGTTGTTTTTGGCTACAAGGCTCGAAATGATGTTGGTCTCAGAATTGCGGGTTACCGCGATAAAGGCGTCCATTTCGCCCAGATTTTCGTCTTCGAGCACTTCCAGGTCGCGGCCATCAGCGTTGATAATGAGCGTGTCGGGAAGAGTTTCGGTGAGTTGGATGCAGCGTTCGCGGTCGGTTTCAAACAGTTTTACCCTGTATTTTCTGCTGAGTAGGCGCGCTGCGTGAAAGCCCACCGGGGTGCCGCCAAAAATCATCACATTGCGAATGTCCACCCGCTTTTTGTTGGCCACCTCAAGCACCTCGTCAATGCCCTTGCTTTGCGCAATAAAATAGGCGTGATCGTGCACCCTGAAATAGGTATCGCTGCGCGGAATAATGGTGTTGTTGTTGCGCAGCATCGCTACCGGTATGAACGAAAAGTTGGGGTTGAGATAGGCCGTTTCCTGCACGGTTTTGTTCACCAACGGACTGCTCGAGTTGATTTTCACACCTACCAATGAAAGTTTTCCTTTGTCGAACTCGTGGTAATCGGTAAACGCCGATTCCTTGAGCAGGCGCTTGATTTCAGCCGCGGCTAGTAGCTCAGGTGAGATTAGCTCGTCAATGCCTAGCTCTGCAAGTTGAAGTTCTTCCTGCTGAAGCAAGTACTCTGAGTTGCTCACACGGGCCACTGTTTTGGCGGCTCCGAGTTTTTTACCTAATATGCAGGTAGTGAGGTTGGTTTCTTCGGATGAGGTGACCGAAATAAGAAGATCGGCCTTGCTTACCCGCGCCTTGTTCAATACCGAGTAGGAGGTAGAGTTGCCCTGCAGTGTTTGCACATCAAGGTGGTTGCTCGCATAGCGAAGCTTGTCGCTATCCTTGTCAATCACGGTAATGCCGTACCCTTCGTAAGAAAGCAGTTTAGCAAGGTGAAACCCCACATCTCCGGCGCCTGCTATGATAATTCTCATGTGTTATGCTCTTGCTGGCGGGTCAAATATAAGGTGCGATGCTTCAATGCGTCGGGGAAAAGCCAAATTTAACAGACCGGGTATTTCTATTTCTGAAGCTCTCCCTGCACCCAAACCTTGTCCACATGCTCCGAACCAAAGGCGTAGGGTATATACGCCAGTGATGAAATGGGGTGTGTCATGATTAGATTGGCTTTTTTGCCTTCTGTAATGGTTCCCAGCTCGTTTTGCAGATCCATGGCGTAGGCTCCGTTGATGGTGGCCGCGTGAATGGCTTCTTCGGGGGTTATTTTCATCTTGATGCAGGCCAATGAAAGCACAAAAGGAATGTTTCCCGACGGGGTAGAGCCCGGATTGTAATCGGTGGCCAGCGCCAGGGGTAACCCCCTGTCAATGATGGTTCGGGCAGGGGTATAGGGTATTCCGAGAAAGAAAGAGCAGGAGGGAAGGGCCGTTGCGATGGTGTTGCTTCCTTCCAGGGCTTTGAGGTCACCTTCCTCCAGGTATTCCAAGTGATCCACAGAGCGCGCTCCGAGTTGCACTGCAGTCTCCACGCCGCCCAATACGGTAAACTGGTTCACGTGGATTTTCGGTACCATGCCGTATTTGGCAGCAGCTTCCAGAATACGGTGGGTATCGCTCACACTGAAGTAGTTGGTCTCGCAAAAAACATCAATGTACTCTGCGAGATTTTCGGCTGCCACCGCCGGAATGATTTCACGAATAACCAGGTCCACATACCCGTCCTTGTTGTTTTTAAATGCAGCCGGAACAGCGTGGGCTGCGAGCAGGGTGCTTTTGATGGGTATGATGGTATGTTCCCGAAGCCGCGCAATGACCCGCAGCATTTTGAGCTCTGCTTCCAGGCTCAGTCCGTAACCACTCTTGATTTCGATGGCTCCTGTTCCTGTGCGTACCACTTCGCGCAGGCGGTGTAAAGCCCCCTCTAAGAGTTCTTCTTCCGAAGTGTCGGCCAGGCGCGCTGCTGAGTTGAGGATGCCTCCACCCCGGGCGGCAATTTCTTCGTAACTCATACCGCGAATGCGGTCTGTAAATTCCTGCTCGCGGTTGCCCGCGTACACAATGTGTGTGTGCGAATCGCACCAGGCGGGTAGTACGTAGCGCCCTTCGGCGTCTATTATTTCCAGGTTGTTCCAGTCTGTAATACCGCTCCATTCGCTCATGGGGCCGTATCCCGCAATGTGTTCGCCTTCAATGGCCAGAAAAGCATTTTCAATCAAAGGGAGGCGGTTCATATCGGCGCCGGCCACCCATTTTGGCGACTCGTTGTACACACCTGCCAGTCCTTTGATGTTTTTGATGAGAATACGTTTCATAATGTGCGGGCCTTTGGTTTGGGCAAAGGTGCGAAAAATCGCATAGTACCGCTTCAAATAGCTTCCCCGGCCGTTGCCGGCTCAGCCATATTGGCTAACTTGCACCACAACCAATCCAACCAACAACATGCGTTTTTTGATTTTCTGTTTCCTGCTCGCTCCGTGGAATACTGTGCTTTTCTCGCAAACAACGTGGTCTGAGCACATTGCTCCTATTATGTATCAGCACTGTACCTCTTGTCACCGCGATGGAGGTATTGCTCCTTTTTCATTGATGACCTACCCCGAGGCCTCCGTTGCGGCTTTTGCCGTGGCGGATGCCGTAACCGATGGTGTGATGCCGCCCTGGCCGCCTGATACCACCTACCGCAGGTTTTCGCACGAGCGGGTGTTGAATGCCGACGAAATTGACCTGATTGTTGCGTGGCTGGCCGAATCAACTCCTGAGGGAGATCCTGCACTGGCTCCGCCACCACCGGTTTACAGCGATGATGGCTTTATCTCTCTGCCTCCCGACCTGGAAATCGTGATGCCCGTTCATACCAGTCAGGCTACCATGATGTCCGACGATTACAGCTGCTTTGCCATTCCTTCCGGACTTTTGCAGGATAAAAAAATCCGGGCTTTTGAGTTGGTGCCGGGCAATCCGGCCATTGTGCACCACGCACTGGTTTTTATTGATTCTGATGCTTCCTATCCTACCAACACAAGTGGCAACTGCATGGGGCCTCAAGACGGACTCATAGGTGGATATACTCCCGGGGCTGTACCCACCGTGTTTCCCTCGGATGGAGAGGATTTTAACCTCGGGGTGAACCTTCCGTCGGGCTCCAATGTGGTATTGGCTATGCACTACCCGCACGGCAGCCAGGGGCAAACCGATCAAAGCAAACTGCGCCTGTGGTTTTACCCGGATGAGTTGCCGATACGTGAAGTTACAACCACCGCCGTTTTGCAGAACTGGAGTTTTACCCTTCCGCCGGATCAGATGACAACAGTTACCGCTCAGTTCAGCACCATTCCATTTGATATTTCGTTGCTGAGCGTTTTTCCCCACATGCACATGTTGGGCAAAAGTATTGAGAGTTATGCCACAACTCCCACCAATTTAACTATTCCGCTGATTCGCATCAATCACTGGGATTTTCACTGGCAGCAGTTCTACGCTTTTGAGCAACTGGTGCGCATCCCGGCATGGTCAACCCTATACGGAGAAGGGATGTATGACAATACGGTAAACAATCCGCACAACCCCAACAACCCGCCCATTACGGTGGGTCCCGGTTTGAACACTTCCGATGAAATGTTTTTGATATACTTTCAGTTTCTGCCCTATCAGCAAGGCGATGAGTTGATAGACCTGGAACCCCTAACGCAAATGCCAGTGGTTACTTCTGTGCCCGATATTGCTGCGGATACGCCCTTGCGTCTTTTTCCCAATCCATCCCTCAATTTTGTGAATCTGGAGTTCGATGTTCAAAAATCTGAAATGGTGAGTGTGTACCTCTACGACATCCAGGGGAGGCTCATAGACAGGGTGCTTGAACGGCAAATACTCCCGGAAGGTGTACATCAGATTACCTACAGTATTGGATCTGAGATTACTCCGGGTATGTACGTATTCTCGGTGAACTGCGGTGGTGTAATGAGCTCAGCAAGGTTGGTGGTGCAGTAGGGGGGAGTACCTCACCTTTCAGGCCTCGATTTCTCCTGCAAAACTTTTGTTTTCAATGTTAAAACACTACCTTTGCGCTCCTTTTCCGAAAGGGGTTGCATCCGGTAGTGCAGCCATCTCATTTTTAACCCCTCCCGGGGTGCCGGAGCCGGGATACAAGTAACAAGGCAATATCATGGCCGAAGAAAACAAAAACACCGAAGAAGAGGTAAAAACCTCCGAAGCGGAAATCCAGGAGCAGCAGGAAGAAACACCTGAAACTCCTCAATCAGAAACTGCAGAAGAACCGACAGCAGAGGCTGTTTCAGAAGCGCCCAAAGCAGAGGCGGCTGCAGAAGAAGTAACCAGCAAAGCTGAAGAGCAAAGCAAGGAGGAAGCTCCTAAAAAAGCCCGCGCTAAAAAGGCCCAGCCCGAATTGGTGCCAACCACTGCCGAGCCTGAGGCAGATTTTAACTGGGATGAGTTTGAACACGGAATTGAGTCTTACAAGGCCGATGACGTGAAGAAAATGGATGCCCTCTACGAAGAAACCCTCACCTCTATCGACGAAGGGCAGGTTATTCACGGAACGGTTGTTTCAGTGAACAAAAAGGAAGTCGTGATCAACATCGGGTACAAATCCGAAGGTATTGTTGCAGCTTCTGAGTTTCGCTACAACCCCGACCTGAAGCCTGGCGACAAAGTAGAAGTGTTTGTTGAAAGTCAGGAAGACAAAAACGGACAGCTTATCATCTCGCACAAAACCGCCCGTATCCACAATGCGTGGGATCGTGTGAACAATGCACTGGCCACCGATGAAATCATCAATGGTTACGTGAAGTGTCGCACCAAAGGTGGTTTGATTGTGGACGTATTCGGATTGGAGGCCTTCCTCCCAGGTTCGCAAATTGATGTAAAACCCATCCGTGATTACGATATGTATGTGGGCAAAACCATGGAATTCAAGGTTGTGAAAATCAACCAGGAATTCAAAAACGTGGTAGTGTCGCACAAAGCGCTCATCGAGGCCGAACTCGAAGAGCAGAAGAAAGAGATTATCTCCAAGCTTGAAAAGGGACAGGTGCTGGAAGGTACCGTGAAGAACATTACCTCCTACGGCGTGTTCATCGACCTTGGTGGTGTGGACGGATTGATCCACATTACCGACCTGAGCTGGGGGCGTATCAACCACCCAGAAGAAGTGGTTACTCTCGACGAGAAAATTAACGTGGTTATTCTCGACTTTGACGACGACAAGAAGCGTATCGCTCTCGGTCTTAAGCAGCTCAGCGAGCACCCATGGGATTCTATCCAGGAAGACCTCGAAGTGGGCAAAACCGTAAAAGGTAAGGTTGTGGTGATGGCCGACTACGGCGCATTTGTAGAAATTGCCCCCGGTGTTGAAGGATTGATCCACGTATCGGAAATGAGCTGGTCTCAGCACCTTCGCAGTGCGCAGGACTTCCTGAATGTAGGCGATGAAGTGGAGGCACAGGTTCTGACCCTCGATAAGGAAGAGCGCAAAATGTCGCTCGGTATGAAGCAACTTACCCCCGATCCATGGGAAGGTATTGATGCCAAATACCCCACTCAATCGCGTCACAAGGCAACAGTGCGCAACTTCACCAACTTTGGTGTTTTTGTAGAGCTTGAAGAAGGTGTTGACGGATTGATTCACATCAGCGACCTTTCATGGTCTAAAAAGGTGAAGCACCCGTCAGAATTCTGCAACGTGGGCGAGGAGATTGAGGTGGTTGTTCTTGAAGTAGATCAGGAAAACCGTCGTTTGAGCCTCGGCCACAAGCAACTCGAAGAAAACCCGTGGGAAGTGTTTGAAACCGTGTTTGGCGAAGGCTCTGTGCACAAAGGCACCGTTACCGCGCTCGAAGGAAATCAAGCAGTTGTGAACCTGCCTTACGGTGTGGAAGGTATTTGCACCAAGAAAAACCTCCGCAAAGAGGATGGTTCGAACGCCAAGGTGGATGAGGCATTGGATTTTGTGGTACTCAACTTTAACAAAGGAGCCCGTAAAATCACCATTTCTCACACCCACACCTTTGAGGAAGGCGCTGAAGTTCCTGAAAAAACCGAACGCAAAGGCGGAAAGTCATCGTCTAAAATGGTTGAAGACCTGAACAAGAATCAGGAGAAAACAACCCTGGGCGATCTCGGTGTTCTCGAGAACCTCAAAGCCGATATGGAAAAAGAAGAATCGAAGGACGAGAAGAAGAAATAATCCGTAACTTCGTTCAGACGAATCATAAGAGCTCCTCTCACGAGGGGCTCTTTTTTTGCCAAGAAAACAGCACATGGCCAAGATCATCCCTTTTCGCGCCATTCGGCCGGTAGCCGATAAAGTTCATCTGGTAGCAACACGGTCGTACGTGTCGTACTCGCGTCCTAACCTGTACCGAAAACTGCATGAAAACCCCTACACCTTCATTCATGTAATCAACCCGGAGTTCAGCATGGGGCTGAAAGCCAAACGAGGAGCTGCCCGGTTTAAACTGGTGCGAAATAAGTTTCGGGATTTTTGTGAACGCGGAATACTCAGGCACGACGAAACACCCTCATTCTACATCTACCGGCAAATTCAACCCAAAGACTCCTTTACCGGATTGATTTGCGGCATCTCCGTTGACGATTACCTGAACGGAACCATCAAGGTTCACGAGCAAACCCTCACACGTAGAGAAAAGCTGTTTCAGAAATACCTGGATGTGTGCAACTTCAATGCGGAACCTGTGTTGCTCACCTACCCGGACGACAGCGGTGTGAATGAAGCCATTGAGCTCTCCCTGCAACAAAGACCGCTGTATGATTTCAGCACCACCGATCACCTCCGACATCAACTTTGGGCAGTGGATGACCCCAAAGTAATTGATTATATCACCAGTCAGTTTACCCACCACGAAAGCATCTATATTGCAGATGGCCACCACCGCTCAGCCTCTTCGGCATTATTGGGTAAGGTACGCCGCAAACTCAATCCCGGATATTCCGGGCAGGAGATGTTCAATTACATCATGGCCTGCCTAATTCCTGAAAGCCAGCTAAGTATATATGACTTTAACCGCGTGGTGAAAGACCTGAACGGACTCACCCCCGAAGCATTTATTGAAAGACTGAAGGCAGATTTTGAAGTAATTCGGCAAAAAGAAATGTATCAGCCCGAAAGGCTGCACGAAATGTCAATGTACCTCAAGGGGAAGTGGTATGCTCTGCGCTTGCGCGAGACTCCTGACGCCAACTCGGTTACCGCCTCGCTGGATTCGCAGATCCTATCCGAAAAAGTATTGCGGCCACTTCTCGGTATTGAAGACCTTAAAACCGATGCGCGAATAGAGTTTGTGAGCGGAAAGGTAGGAATGGATGGCCTGGCTATTTTCGCCGATAAAAAGAAGATGGAAGTGGCATTTGGTTTGTTCCCCGTAACCACTCAACAACTCAAAGCGGTGTCGGATGCCGGCGAAATCATGCCCCCAAAAACCACCTGGATTGAACCTAAATTGCGCAGCGGCCTTACCATTATGTCGCTCGATGATTAATTTTGGAAGATGCTTCGAAAGCTGATTTTAATAGGATTCGTGTTGTTTCTCCCGTTTACGGGTAACTCCGGCATGGAAGATTGGGGCTTTTACGCCCACCGCCGAATCAATCACTTTGCCGTGTTCACACTGCCACCTGAGCTTTTTGGTTTCTACAAGGAACACATTGAATACATCACCGAGGCGGCTGTAAACCCCGATAAGAGGCGTTATGCGGTAAAAGGCGAGGCCCAGCGCCATTATATTGACATTGACCACTACGCCGTGAATGGCGGCAATCCCTTTGAAGTGGTGCCACGAAAATGGGAAGCAGCTGTGGCAAAATTCTCAGAAGACACCCTGCAGGCCTACGGAATCATTCCCTGGCACATTGAAGTAATGATGAAACGCCTTACGCGTGCCTTTCAGGAAAAGGATAAGGACAGAATCCTCCGCCTCTCAGCCGACCTCGGTCACTACATTGGCGATGCCCATGTTCCTTTGCACACTACCAAAAACTACAACGGCCAATACACCGACCAGTACGGTATTCACGCATTCTGGGAGTCGCGATTACCGGAGTTGTTTGATCATACCTATAATTATCTTGTGGGCAATGCTACCTACGTAGATGATGTGCTGGCCTTTGCCTGGGACATTGTTGAGGAAAGCCACAACGCCGTTGATTCTGTACTCAGCTTCGAAAAAGAACTGAGCAAGCGTTTTCCTGCTGATAAGCGCTACGGATTTGAAGAACGCGGCCGAACCCTCGCAAGGGTGTTTTCACAGGAATACTCCAAAGCCTATCACGACATGCTCGGGGGCATGGTGGAGCGCCGTATGCAACAAACCATGAGGGCAGTGGGAAGCCTTTGGTTTACAGCCTGGGTCAATGCAGGGCAGCCCAATATGGGCAAGGTTGAATACCAGCACGATGAAGACTATGAGGAAGAATGGCGAAAGATTGAGAAGAAGTTTCAAAGTGCGGAAGAAGCCATAGGCCGGGACTGTAATTAAAACCTTCTTCGCAAG encodes:
- a CDS encoding ribonuclease Z; amino-acid sequence: MRFEIHILGCGSAVPSLQRNASAQYLNVHERHLLIDCAEGTQLALRKAHAPLQRLNAVFISHLHGDHYLGLMGLLSTMHLLGRQKPLLLYGPPELIDVLKLQWHVGRTTLRFDLQFTPLKEGEVQELYEDEQIRVKSFPLRHRIPCWGFRVDEKPRRRKIRKEELARYRIPLAWIKRIIDGEDYPSPDGRIIPNEVITQPPLPPRSYAYCSDTAYDERIVPNISGVHALYHEATFTEAHRARAKETYHSTSAQAAMIAKLASVKHLYIGHYSARYRDTEPLVTEARDVFEATTAAEDGDVIRL
- a CDS encoding DNA-binding response regulator; its protein translation is MSKRIRLVVADSNELIKIGLRTIFQEHTDIHLVESAGCTTDLMRKIAKEPADVVLMDFTSPGFDINTIPELLFRYKNLRVVAITPSQNGHTIAAALRAGVSGYVKKDCSVAEILDAVRTTASGSRFFCGQVLDAVRHESIDPESITADSISCEPILLSDREQEIITLIAEGYTNTKIAEKLFLSPHTVNTHRKNIMQKLGVNNTAAIVMFAVKNELVSTNKFLFSSQA
- the hxpB gene encoding hexitol phosphatase HxpB; the encoded protein is MTARAALFDMDGLIIDSEPLWRAAEIACFAQVGLELAEDDCRQTMGFRLDEVIDYWYNRHPWESMSKGALNELIIDRMVQEVRLQGRMLPGVAQAVQLFGEMGFKLAVVSSSPQRLIQAVLETLDLQSSFHGVFSAEYEAYGKPHPQVYLSAATALQVRPDQCIVLEDAFHGVIAGKAAKMKVIAVPDAEEVNQPRFQAADCVLTSLTELKAENIYSLLR
- a CDS encoding TrkH family potassium uptake protein; translated protein: MTRFRWKSVLHILGVLILLNSAFLLLSTGVSWYFSDDALSAFSIALLVSVLAGGLAFGTTLRGKQEVRKREGYLIVATGWVVLSLFGSLPYFLSGAIPNYTDAFFETMSGFTTTGATILRDIEAMPPSLLFWRSCTQWIGGMGMIVLAVAILPILGVGGMQLFIAEMPGVSYDKLQPRIRETAKRLWVIYTGLTALVCVLLAMSGMGWFDGINHALTTLATGGFSTKNASIAYFNNPYVEYIITVFMFLGGTNFLLIYILLRGRVQEIMRNEEFKYYFLLAVLVSVLVTTLLVVQSGHPTADAIRQSIFQVVAIITTTGYTVLDYTAWGPIVEWTFFLLMFTGAMAGSTSGGVKLVRHIIIAKNCILELKRLIHPSAIIPVRFNTRPVSSNITHNIMAFVIIYVTIFGAGSFTMTLLGLDVTTAIGSVASAIGNVGPAFGNAGPADNYAHFPGAGKWLLSFLMMTGRLELFTVLILFTGYFWRRE
- the trkA gene encoding Trk system potassium transporter TrkA, which gives rise to MRIIIAGAGDVGFHLAKLLSYEGYGITVIDKDSDKLRYASNHLDVQTLQGNSTSYSVLNKARVSKADLLISVTSSEETNLTTCILGKKLGAAKTVARVSNSEYLLQQEELQLAELGIDELISPELLAAAEIKRLLKESAFTDYHEFDKGKLSLVGVKINSSSPLVNKTVQETAYLNPNFSFIPVAMLRNNNTIIPRSDTYFRVHDHAYFIAQSKGIDEVLEVANKKRVDIRNVMIFGGTPVGFHAARLLSRKYRVKLFETDRERCIQLTETLPDTLIINADGRDLEVLEDENLGEMDAFIAVTRNSETNIISSLVAKNNSVKKSIALVENIDYIHLSQNIGVDTLINKKLIAANSIFKLLRKGDVLSLASIHGADVEVLEFEVHHNSSVCGKALKNCGFPKASIVGGVIRRGTGVIVTGDFVFEDLDHVVVLSKPQCIGKVEALFKEK
- a CDS encoding imidazolonepropionase is translated as MKRILIKNIKGLAGVYNESPKWVAGADMNRLPLIENAFLAIEGEHIAGYGPMSEWSGITDWNNLEIIDAEGRYVLPAWCDSHTHIVYAGNREQEFTDRIRGMSYEEIAARGGGILNSAARLADTSEEELLEGALHRLREVVRTGTGAIEIKSGYGLSLEAELKMLRVIARLREHTIIPIKSTLLAAHAVPAAFKNNKDGYVDLVIREIIPAVAAENLAEYIDVFCETNYFSVSDTHRILEAAAKYGMVPKIHVNQFTVLGGVETAVQLGARSVDHLEYLEEGDLKALEGSNTIATALPSCSFFLGIPYTPARTIIDRGLPLALATDYNPGSTPSGNIPFVLSLACIKMKITPEEAIHAATINGAYAMDLQNELGTITEGKKANLIMTHPISSLAYIPYAFGSEHVDKVWVQGELQK
- a CDS encoding T9SS C-terminal target domain-containing protein, with translation MRFLIFCFLLAPWNTVLFSQTTWSEHIAPIMYQHCTSCHRDGGIAPFSLMTYPEASVAAFAVADAVTDGVMPPWPPDTTYRRFSHERVLNADEIDLIVAWLAESTPEGDPALAPPPPVYSDDGFISLPPDLEIVMPVHTSQATMMSDDYSCFAIPSGLLQDKKIRAFELVPGNPAIVHHALVFIDSDASYPTNTSGNCMGPQDGLIGGYTPGAVPTVFPSDGEDFNLGVNLPSGSNVVLAMHYPHGSQGQTDQSKLRLWFYPDELPIREVTTTAVLQNWSFTLPPDQMTTVTAQFSTIPFDISLLSVFPHMHMLGKSIESYATTPTNLTIPLIRINHWDFHWQQFYAFEQLVRIPAWSTLYGEGMYDNTVNNPHNPNNPPITVGPGLNTSDEMFLIYFQFLPYQQGDELIDLEPLTQMPVVTSVPDIAADTPLRLFPNPSLNFVNLEFDVQKSEMVSVYLYDIQGRLIDRVLERQILPEGVHQITYSIGSEITPGMYVFSVNCGGVMSSARLVVQ